From a region of the Rhipicephalus microplus isolate Deutch F79 chromosome X, USDA_Rmic, whole genome shotgun sequence genome:
- the LOC119168329 gene encoding zinc finger MYM-type protein 1-like codes for MNGSRIFYFFQPSKAMDRVTKTKRKESGAEGRKRRRLQAQEAEKSKKFFAPFFEKPGASTSSCPLEVAPSPATSLMSVQLDEGVVHETSKHSMLCADNPGDIAVEEEDNGTDIGLRLVEPVALKLSKLDSTKHPQPIISELVQKHDLGLLKFDTGTGKAVVSDAVRTEIVKLGAMYFQNREGPFLPTNNRSMTKSWFKKKLGDGRGEEVTRSWLAYSPAKKAAFCICCLLFSRSDHLSSLEQEGGFTKWKAPEKITLHENAKNHRMCFSQWKEMERNLMHTTGIIDADLQSQMEKEKHKWREILTRVLHCIKFLATQNLALRGHRESFQTSRENNVGNFLGLLKLIAVFDPVMKQHLTYVESHPGSTSYLSPSVQNEFIHMMAVTVRESLLRKIRKAKYYGIMFDTTPDQAHREQMSEVVRYVEVDFDKKSVYVQESFLGFIHVKNKDAESFVDVILGKLEEDRMNLQDCRSQCYDNAAVMAGQKSGVSQRIAEKNKLAIFVNCDNHSLNLVGVHAAKEEAMMMTFFGTIEALYVFFSRSTYRWEKLKNAVPVVVKSESETRWSARVEAVKPVGRYLEKILEVVQEMSNNDQETSETKSDAALLQKRILSYDFLILLGFWNKVLVRIDRVQKRLQDPKMNFHDAALDMKALRDHFHEERETLVSESLGEGLRLCETYDVDVERRARRKKQMPGEKSKGEALTAKQETERVMKCTLDRLHSEIDQRFTRLQDTDLKFGFLLDINKLCYSEDKNELKTNCNTFGNFYSSDVNAQDLYEEILDCRLLLSRRIDQTVSRPEELLKFIVEYGDDGVFPNLRVALQMMLTIGVSIAGCERSFSKLKLILSYLRATMGQDRLTDLALLSVEREETEKTNFDVIIEQFASSKARKVQL; via the coding sequence ATGAACGGCTCaaggattttttatttttttcagccaAGCAAAGCCATGGACCGggtgacaaaaacaaaaagaaaagagagcgGAGCTGAAGGACGCAAGAGGAGAAGGCTACAGGCGCAGGAAGCTGAGAAGTCAAAAAAGTTTTTCGCGCCATTTTTTGAAAAACCTGGGGCAAGTACTTCATCATGTCCTTTGGAAGTAGCTCCATCTCCTGCCACTTCATTAATGTCCGTACAACTTGACGAAGGAGTCGTTCACGAAACTTCTAAACACAGTATGCTATGCGCAGACAATCCCGGGGATATTGCAGTAGAGGAGGAGGACAACGGAACCGACATTGGACTTCGGCTGGTTGAGCCTGTTGCTCTGAAGCTAAGCAAACTGGATTCCACGAAGCACCCTCAACCTATCATCTCAGAACTCGTTCAGAAGCATGACCTAGGTCTCTTAAAATTTGACACTGGTACTGGAAAAGCCGTTGTGTCTGACGCTGTACGAACGGAAATTGTTAAACTCGGGGCCATGTATTTCCAAAATCGGGAAGGACCTTTCTTGCCAACAAACAACCGATCAATGACTAAGAGTTGGTTTAAGAAGAAATTAGGTGATGGTCGTGGTGAAGAAGTCACCCGTTCGTGGCTGGCCTACTCTCCTGCCAAAAAGGCAGCATTTTGCATTTGTTGCCTCCTTTTTTCCCGCTCAGATCACCTATCATCTTTGGAACAAGAGGGGGGATTCACCAAATGGAAGGCACCCGAGAAGATCACCCTTCACGAGAATGCAAAGAATCACCGAATGTGTTTCTCACAGTggaaagaaatggaaagaaatttGATGCATACTACGGGAATAATTGACGCTGACCTTCAGTCACAGATGGAGAAAGAAAAGCACAAGTGGCGTGAAATTTTGACGAGAGTCCTCCACTGCATAAAATTTCTTGCTACACAGAACTTGGCATTACGAGGGCATCGAGAGAGTTTTCAAACCAGCCGCGAGAACAATGTCGGAAATTTTCTTGGTCTTTTGAAGTTAATTGCCGTTTTTGACCCCGTTATGAAGCAACACCTCACATACGTTGAAAGTCATCCAGGGTCCACTTCGTACCTATCGCCTTCTGTACAGAATGAATTCATTCACATGATGGCTGTCACAGTTCGCGAGTCCTTGCTGCGAAAAATCCGTAAAGCCAAATATTATGGCATTATGTTTGACACCACTCCCGACCAGGCACACCGTGAGCAAATGTCAGAAGTTGTGCGATATGTGGAAGTTGACTTTGATAAAAAATCTGTTTATGTTCAGGAGTCCTTCCTCGGCTTTATCCATGTAAAGAACAAAGACGCCGAGAGCTTCGTTGACGTGATACTTGGCAAGCTGGAAGAGGACAGAATGAACTTACAGGACTGTCGGTCACAATGCTACGACAACGCTGCCGTGATGGCTGGACAAAAAAGTGGTGTCAGTCAAAGAATCGCGGAAAAAAACAAACTGGCAATCTTTGTAAACTGCGACAACCACTCACTGAACTTGGTTGGTGTACATGCTGCTAAGGAAGAAGCCATGATGATGACTTTTTTTGGGACCATCGAAGCACTTTACGTGTTTTTTTCTCGCTCAACGTACCGTTGGGAGAAATTAAAAAATGCAGTGCCTGTTGTTGTGAAATCAGAGTCTGAGACCAGATGGAGTGCAAGGGTCGAAGCAGTGAAGCCGGTCGGTAGATACCTTGAGAAGATACTTGAAGTTGTTCAGGAAATGTCAAATAATGACCAAGAAACGAGCGAGACGAAAAGTGATGCTGCACTACTGCAGAAGCGGATATTAAGTTATGATTTTTTGATTTTGCTGGGCTTTTGGAACAAGGTACTTGTTCGCATAGACCGTGTTCAAAAAAGACTGCAAGATCCTAAAATGAACTTTCACGATGCTGCCTTAGACATGAAAGCTCTCAGAGATCACTTTCATGAAGAAAGGGAAACTCTGGTAAGTGAGTCACTTGGTGAAGGGCTTCGTCTCTGTGAGACGTATGATGTCGACGTTGAAAGGCGTGCACGACGAAAAAAACAGATGCCTGGTGAAAAGTCGAAAGGAGAGGCGTTGACGGCTAAACAGGAAACAGAAAGGGTTATGAAATGCACACTCGATCGTCTTCATTCGGAAATCGACCAGAGGTTTACTCGCCTGCAGGACACCGACCTCAAGTTTGGCTTTCTGCTCGACATCAACAAGCTGTGCTACAGCGAAGACAAAAACGAACTAAAAACAAATTGCAACACATTTGGCAATTTCTACAGTTCCGACGTTAACGCGCAAGACCTCTATGAAGAGATTTTAGATTGTAGGCTGCTGCTTTCACGGCGTATTGACCAGACAGTATCAAGACCGGAGGAACTTCTTAAATTTATTGTGGAGTATGGTGATGATGGCGTATTCCCCAACCTTCGCGTCGCCCTTCAGATGATGTTAACCATTGGAGTTTCCATCGCTGGCTGTGAGAGGTCCTTCAGCAAGCTGAAGCTAATACTCTCCTATTTGCGTGCCACAATGGGCCAAGACAGACTTACTGACCTTGCGCTACTGAGTGTGGAAAGAGAAGAAACTGAAAAAACGAACTTTGACGTCATTATAGAACAGTTTGCTTCATCGAAAGCAAGGAAAGTGCAGCTCTAG